A portion of the Candidatus Thermoplasmatota archaeon genome contains these proteins:
- a CDS encoding recombinase family protein — MNDKVALYSRVSTQDQNPEMQKKALIEKAEREGWDYELFVEKESTRKTRPIKYQLYQRLLKKEFEAVVVWKIDRWARSVQELLREVTTLYERGVKFISLTDSIDLSSASGMLQFNVMASFAQFERDIISERTKEGLKHARNVGKRGRDKKPRRKSGYYLRYARQKNGGMRNG; from the coding sequence ATGAATGATAAGGTGGCATTATATTCCAGAGTATCTACGCAAGACCAAAATCCAGAGATGCAGAAGAAGGCATTGATTGAGAAAGCAGAGCGGGAGGGATGGGATTATGAGCTGTTCGTTGAGAAAGAAAGCACACGAAAGACACGCCCAATCAAATATCAGCTATATCAACGGCTCTTAAAGAAGGAATTTGAAGCTGTTGTAGTGTGGAAGATTGACCGATGGGCTAGAAGTGTCCAGGAATTGTTGAGGGAAGTGACCACCTTGTATGAGAGAGGAGTTAAATTTATATCTCTCACAGATAGCATAGACCTCTCTTCTGCAAGCGGTATGCTTCAATTCAACGTTATGGCTTCATTTGCCCAGTTCGAGAGAGATATTATATCAGAACGAACGAAAGAGGGATTGAAACACGCCCGAAATGTCGGCAAACGTGGGCGAGACAAAAAGCCACGCCGAAAGTCTGGTTATTACCTGCGATATGCTAGGCAAAAAAACGGGGGTATGAGAAATGGCTGA